Below is a window of Veillonella rodentium DNA.
ATATTTTTGGCGGATGTCGTATCTACCGCAAAGGATACGAGTGTAGGAGGGACCGTGAGATCCATAAAGGTTCCGCTCATGGAGTCCTTGCCGCCTATGGCACCGATTTCCAGTTCTTTTTGCGCCTTGTAAGCCCCTAGGAGGGCTGATACCGGTTTACCCCAGGATTCTGCTGTCGTAAGATGCTCGAAATACTCCTGTAATGTAAGATATGCGCTTTTGCGATTACCGCCGAGGGCTACGAGTTTGGCAACTGATAAAAGCACAGCGTACTGCGCTCCGTGATATGGACTCCAGTCCGATAATTCCGGCACGAATCCGTGCGTCATGATGCTGGCAGTCGTCGTTTCGCCATGAAGAACCGGTAATTTTGCTACCATGCCCTGGGTCGGCGTTTTCTGGAATTTACCGCCGAATGGCATGAGTACCGTGTTGGCACCTACGGTGCTGTCAAAACATTCGACAAGTCCCTGTTGTGATGCCGTGTTTAAATCGGATACGGCGGCGAGCCATTGCTCCTTAAAGTTGTCCGCACTGGCGGAACCGCGACGGAAATAGGATTTTTCGTCAGGTGCGGTTACGATGGCGGTCTGTTGCTGTTTTGCTCCGTTCGTATTGAGGAAGTCACGGCTGATGTCGACGATAGTTTCGCCCTTCCAGTTCATGATGAGGCGATTCGTATCTGTTACATCGGCGACGACTGTGCATTCAAGATTTTCCTCATCGCAGAACTTTTTGAATCGGTCTATATCGGAAGGGGCGATGACGCAGGCCATGCGCTCTTGAGATTCGGAAATAGCAAGTTCCGTACCGTCAAGTCCGGCATATTTTTTAGGTACTGAGTCCAGATTGATGGTGACACCGTTCGTTAATTCTCCGATGGCTACGGATACGCCGCCTGCACCGAAGTCGTTACAGCGTTTGATGAGTGTCGTTACTTCTGGGCGGCGGAATAGGCGTTGGATTTTACGCTCTGTGAGGGCGTTCCCTTTTTGCACCTCCGCACCGCAAGTTGCGAGAGATTCCGTGGTGTGTTCCTTAGAGGAACCGGTTGCACCACCGCAACCGTCACGACCTGTTTTCCCGCCTAACAGAATGATGACATCACCTGCGACGGGTTCCTCGCGGCGTACCTGATTGCGTGGAGCGGCACCGATAACGGCGCCGATTTCCATGCGTTTCGCTACATAGCCGGGATGGTAGTATTCTTTTACTTCACCTGTGGCGAGACCGATCTGATTGCCGTATGAGGAATAGCCGCGAGCCGCTTCGCGGGTGATTTTCTTCTGCGGTAATTTACCTTTCAATGTATCTCCCAGGCTTGTGTGCGGGTCGCCGGCTCCGGTTACGCGCATAGCCTGATATACATAGGCGCGACCGCTCAACGGATCGCGGATACATCCGCCGAGACATGTGGCGGCACCGCCGAATGGTTCGATTTCAGTCGGATGATTGTGTGTTTCGTTTTTAAATAAGAGGAGCCATTCCTCGATCGTACCGTTCACGTCTACGGGTACGATAATCGTGCATGCGTTGATTTCCTCCGATTCGTCCAGATTCGTCAAGCCGCCTGCATGACGCAATTCCTTTACGGCCAGGGTAGCCATATCCATGAGAGAACGGGCCTTTGTTTTCGATACATATAATTCGTTGCGGCCGTTCATATACTCTTCGAGGGCTTCCTTGATAGGGCCGGTGAAACGATTATCCTCGATGGTGATATCCGTCAATTCCGTCATAAATGTAGTATGACGACAATGGTCGGACCAGTAGGTGTCAAAGAGGCGAATTTCCGTAATCGTCGGGTTTCTACGCTCCACATCGGTGTATTGCTGGCGGATTAATTGAAGATCCGCTACGGTCATGGCAAGACCGTAGTTGTCGATGAGGGACCTTAAATCGTCATCGCTCATCTCTGTGAAACCGTCGATGGTCGCCACCGGTTTCGGTTCCTCCAGGTCGAGGGCCAATGTGCTCGGCATATCGAGGCTTGCTTCGCGGGAGTCCACGGGATTGATGTAGTAGGCTTTAATCGCCTGTTTTTGTGCTTCCGTGAAAGTGCCCTCTATGGCATATACACGGGCGCAACGCACGATGTGTCCCGATGTAAGGGTGAGCATGGAGATACATTGCTCCGCACTGTCCGCCCGTTGATCGTATTGCCCCGGTACATATTCAACAGCGAATACGAGGCCGTCTATAGATGGTAATGTATCCATGATTGTATCTACCGGCGGTTCGGAGAAAATAAGATTTTTGGCTTTTTCCAGGTCCTTTTCGGATAGATGCTCGATATCATAACGTTCATAGATTGTTACCGCAGTAGCCGGCAAGGATAACTCCTGCTGTAAGGTGTGTAACATACGTTCTGACTCTTGATTGAAAGATTCTCGTTTCGTTACGAATAAGCGTTGAATAGCCATTGTAGCCTCCTCAAATGTATAAATTCCGTTTATGGAGTTGACAAAATAAGTATAATCGGTCTAGACTTATAAGTAAAGATAATCTTATTAATAAAAAGATTAGAATTTCTAATAAATGTGAAAAATTCATGAAGGTCATAAGACCTGAGATTCATGAAGAACTCTACGCGATTGCTGAGCGTTTTGCTAGATAAGCTGAGCATCCTGCTAGATAAAGAGTTTTGATTGACGTATGTATTAATTTATACAAAGTTCCATTATTAGTATATAACAGAGGTGAATAAAATGGCAGTATCTGCAGATTTATACAGAACTTTTTTAGGTGTCGGTTTGTATTTATCTTTTTCTCGTGCAGCGAAGGAACTCGGAGTGTCTCAGTCCGCCATCAGTCAAAGTATTAAACAGTTGGAAGGGGAACTCAATATGCCCCTTTTCGTGAGGACTACAAAATCCGTAGGCTTTACACCGGAAGGCAAGGAACTTTTTGATACGGTGGCAAAGGCGTTTTCCATTTTGGATAATGGCGTTACTCAACTGCAGGAACGTGTGAATCAGGCTTATGAAAGTTTAAATCTGGCAGCTACGGATACTTTGTGCCGTCATTTTCTGTTGCCCTACTTTCATAAGTGGCAGTTACAGGAAAGCGAAATCGGTTTGCATATCATCAATAAACCGTCACCGGACTGTGTGCAGCTGGTGCTTGAT
It encodes the following:
- a CDS encoding phosphoribosylformylglycinamidine synthase, giving the protein MAIQRLFVTKRESFNQESERMLHTLQQELSLPATAVTIYERYDIEHLSEKDLEKAKNLIFSEPPVDTIMDTLPSIDGLVFAVEYVPGQYDQRADSAEQCISMLTLTSGHIVRCARVYAIEGTFTEAQKQAIKAYYINPVDSREASLDMPSTLALDLEEPKPVATIDGFTEMSDDDLRSLIDNYGLAMTVADLQLIRQQYTDVERRNPTITEIRLFDTYWSDHCRHTTFMTELTDITIEDNRFTGPIKEALEEYMNGRNELYVSKTKARSLMDMATLAVKELRHAGGLTNLDESEEINACTIIVPVDVNGTIEEWLLLFKNETHNHPTEIEPFGGAATCLGGCIRDPLSGRAYVYQAMRVTGAGDPHTSLGDTLKGKLPQKKITREAARGYSSYGNQIGLATGEVKEYYHPGYVAKRMEIGAVIGAAPRNQVRREEPVAGDVIILLGGKTGRDGCGGATGSSKEHTTESLATCGAEVQKGNALTERKIQRLFRRPEVTTLIKRCNDFGAGGVSVAIGELTNGVTINLDSVPKKYAGLDGTELAISESQERMACVIAPSDIDRFKKFCDEENLECTVVADVTDTNRLIMNWKGETIVDISRDFLNTNGAKQQQTAIVTAPDEKSYFRRGSASADNFKEQWLAAVSDLNTASQQGLVECFDSTVGANTVLMPFGGKFQKTPTQGMVAKLPVLHGETTTASIMTHGFVPELSDWSPYHGAQYAVLLSVAKLVALGGNRKSAYLTLQEYFEHLTTAESWGKPVSALLGAYKAQKELEIGAIGGKDSMSGTFMDLTVPPTLVSFAVDTTSAKNIISQDLKGADHRLVFFDVPRTYNDTPDWDRFKENCDILQEEIEKGRIYSAYVVDHGGIPEAVTKIALGNNIGVKFDKYAERVLFQPALGAFIAEVDIKAVNHLLELLDLKVIGVTQSDPVIEWNGQSVSLKEVQAAYETPLNDVFPMYAKNGTGEAVAYIHDQHAKPRSTSLRAKPKVLIPVFPGTNCEYDSARAFERAGADTDIVIIRNQTPEQLKESIDVIKGKLAQSQILMFPGGFSAGDEPDGSGKFMATLFRNPYLAEGLENLLYKQDGLVLGICNGFQALIKLGLLPGGHIETLTADHPTLTYNTIGRHISRMVHTKVISTKTPWMSEAKAGEIYTVPISHGEGRFIASPQQVLEFNKTGQIATQYVDFNGIASMDSRFNPNQSVAAIEGIYSPDGRVFGKMAHSERCGADISKNIPGNLELPIFTSGVKYFK